A stretch of Labrus mixtus chromosome 7, fLabMix1.1, whole genome shotgun sequence DNA encodes these proteins:
- the LOC132977728 gene encoding 6-phosphofructo-2-kinase/fructose-2,6-bisphosphatase 4-like isoform X1 yields MSDRNRRMLDNDEFRLETSPRELTQNPLRKIWMPCRNGHIAHRRVCMTNCPTIIVTVGLPARGKTYISKKLTRYLNWIGVPTKEFNVGQYRRECLKIYKSFEFFRPDNEEGLKIRHQCATSALNDVRQYLSIEGGQVAVFDATNTTRERRGTIVKFAEQSGFKVFFVESVCEDPDVIAQNIVQVKLGSPDYIHCNTEEAIEDFMKRIKCYESSYQPLDEVLDRDLSYIKIMDVGRRYLVNRVMDHIQSRIVYYLMNIHITPRSIYLCRHGESDLNIKGRIGGDSGLSARGREFAKSLGEFLQDQNITDLKVWTSQMKRTIQTAESLGVPYEQWKSLNEINAGVCEEMMYEEIQENFPLEFALRDQDKYRYRYPKGESYEDLVQRLEPVIMELERQENVLVVCHQAVMRCLLAYFLDKTADELPYLKCPLHTVLKLTPMAYGCKVESVYLGVDSVNTHRDRPENVNVQRTTEDALGTVPLHF; encoded by the exons ATGAGTGATCGAAACCGCAGGATGTTAGACAACGATGAGTTCAGGTTGGAGACTTCCCCGCGGGAGCTCACGCAGAACCCGCTCAGGAAGATCTGGATGCCGTGCAGAAACGGACACATAGCTCATAGAAGGG taTGTATGACAAATTGTCCAACCATCATTGTGACTGTTGGACTTCCAGCCCGAGGAAAGACTTACATCTCAAAGAAGCTGACGCGATACTTAAACTGGATAGGTGTGCCAACAAAAG AGTTCAATGTTGGCCAGTACCGCAGGGAGTGTCTGAAGATCTACAAGTCCTTTGAATTCTTCCGTCCAGATAATGAAGAAGGCTTAAAAATCAGGCA TCAGTGCGCCACGTCAGCTCTTAATGATGTGCGACAGTACCTGAGTATAGAAGGAGGACAGGTGGCG GTCTTTGATgccacaaacacaaccagagagaggagagggaccaTCGTCAAGTTTGCTGAGCAGAGTGGGTTTAAG GTGTTTTTTGTAGAATCTGTGTGTGAGGACCCAGATGTCATTGCACAAAATATAGTG CAAGTGAAGCTGGGCAGCCCAGACTACATCCACTGCAACACAGAGGAGGCCATTGAGGACTTTATGAAGAGGATCAAGTGTTACGAGTCGTCTTACCAGCCTCTTGACGAGGTTCTTGACAG AGATCTGTCCTACATAAAGATTATGGATGTGGGTAGACGTTACCTGGTGAACCGTGTTATGGACCACATCCAGAGCCGAATCGTCTACTACCTGATGAACATTCACATCACACCGCGCTCAATCTACCTATGTCGCCATGGGGAGAGTGACCTCAACATCAAAGGACGGATTGGAGGAGACTCTGGCCTTTCTGCGAGAGGAAGAGAG TTTGCCAAAAGTTTGGGGGAATTCCTCCAAGACCAGAACATCACAGATCTCAAAGTGTGGACGAGTCAGATGAAGAGAACGATCCAGACAGCTGAGAGCCTCGGAGTCCCATATGAACAGTGGAAGTCTCTGAATGAAATCAACGCT GGTGTATGTGAGGAAATGATGTATGAGGAGATCCAGGAGAATTTCCCTCTGGAGTTTGCACTGAGAGACCAGGACAAGTACCGGTACCGCTATCCTAAAGGAGAG TCTTATGAAGACCTGGTGCAGCGACTGGAGCCTGTGATCATGGAGCTGGAGAGGCAGGAGAATGTTCTGGTCGTTTGTCACCAAGCCGTCATGCGCTGTCTTCTCGCATATTTCCTGGACAAGACTGCAG ATGAGTTGCCTTATCTGAAGTGCCCTTTGCACACTGTGTTGAAGTTGACCCCCATGGCTTATG GATGTAAAGTGGAGTCTGTGTATTTAGGGGTGGactctgtgaacacacacagagacagaccaGAG AATGTGAACGTGCAGCGCACCACAGAAGACGCTTTGGGAACAGTCCCACTTCACTTCTGA
- the LOC132977728 gene encoding 6-phosphofructo-2-kinase/fructose-2,6-bisphosphatase 4-like isoform X2, translating into MSDRNRRMLDNDEFRLETSPRELTQNPLRKIWMPCRNGHIAHRRVCMTNCPTIIVTVGLPARGKTYISKKLTRYLNWIGVPTKEFNVGQYRRECLKIYKSFEFFRPDNEEGLKIRHQCATSALNDVRQYLSIEGGQVAVFDATNTTRERRGTIVKFAEQSGFKVFFVESVCEDPDVIAQNIVQVKLGSPDYIHCNTEEAIEDFMKRIKCYESSYQPLDEVLDRDLSYIKIMDVGRRYLVNRVMDHIQSRIVYYLMNIHITPRSIYLCRHGESDLNIKGRIGGDSGLSARGREFAKSLGEFLQDQNITDLKVWTSQMKRTIQTAESLGVPYEQWKSLNEINAGVCEEMMYEEIQENFPLEFALRDQDKYRYRYPKGESYEDLVQRLEPVIMELERQENVLVVCHQAVMRCLLAYFLDKTADELPYLKCPLHTVLKLTPMAYGCKVESVYLGVDSVNTHRDRPERM; encoded by the exons ATGAGTGATCGAAACCGCAGGATGTTAGACAACGATGAGTTCAGGTTGGAGACTTCCCCGCGGGAGCTCACGCAGAACCCGCTCAGGAAGATCTGGATGCCGTGCAGAAACGGACACATAGCTCATAGAAGGG taTGTATGACAAATTGTCCAACCATCATTGTGACTGTTGGACTTCCAGCCCGAGGAAAGACTTACATCTCAAAGAAGCTGACGCGATACTTAAACTGGATAGGTGTGCCAACAAAAG AGTTCAATGTTGGCCAGTACCGCAGGGAGTGTCTGAAGATCTACAAGTCCTTTGAATTCTTCCGTCCAGATAATGAAGAAGGCTTAAAAATCAGGCA TCAGTGCGCCACGTCAGCTCTTAATGATGTGCGACAGTACCTGAGTATAGAAGGAGGACAGGTGGCG GTCTTTGATgccacaaacacaaccagagagaggagagggaccaTCGTCAAGTTTGCTGAGCAGAGTGGGTTTAAG GTGTTTTTTGTAGAATCTGTGTGTGAGGACCCAGATGTCATTGCACAAAATATAGTG CAAGTGAAGCTGGGCAGCCCAGACTACATCCACTGCAACACAGAGGAGGCCATTGAGGACTTTATGAAGAGGATCAAGTGTTACGAGTCGTCTTACCAGCCTCTTGACGAGGTTCTTGACAG AGATCTGTCCTACATAAAGATTATGGATGTGGGTAGACGTTACCTGGTGAACCGTGTTATGGACCACATCCAGAGCCGAATCGTCTACTACCTGATGAACATTCACATCACACCGCGCTCAATCTACCTATGTCGCCATGGGGAGAGTGACCTCAACATCAAAGGACGGATTGGAGGAGACTCTGGCCTTTCTGCGAGAGGAAGAGAG TTTGCCAAAAGTTTGGGGGAATTCCTCCAAGACCAGAACATCACAGATCTCAAAGTGTGGACGAGTCAGATGAAGAGAACGATCCAGACAGCTGAGAGCCTCGGAGTCCCATATGAACAGTGGAAGTCTCTGAATGAAATCAACGCT GGTGTATGTGAGGAAATGATGTATGAGGAGATCCAGGAGAATTTCCCTCTGGAGTTTGCACTGAGAGACCAGGACAAGTACCGGTACCGCTATCCTAAAGGAGAG TCTTATGAAGACCTGGTGCAGCGACTGGAGCCTGTGATCATGGAGCTGGAGAGGCAGGAGAATGTTCTGGTCGTTTGTCACCAAGCCGTCATGCGCTGTCTTCTCGCATATTTCCTGGACAAGACTGCAG ATGAGTTGCCTTATCTGAAGTGCCCTTTGCACACTGTGTTGAAGTTGACCCCCATGGCTTATG GATGTAAAGTGGAGTCTGTGTATTTAGGGGTGGactctgtgaacacacacagagacagaccaGAG AGAATGTAA
- the LOC132977728 gene encoding 6-phosphofructo-2-kinase/fructose-2,6-bisphosphatase 4-like isoform X3, whose protein sequence is MRGSCRPRHTRERAVCMTNCPTIIVTVGLPARGKTYISKKLTRYLNWIGVPTKEFNVGQYRRECLKIYKSFEFFRPDNEEGLKIRHQCATSALNDVRQYLSIEGGQVAVFDATNTTRERRGTIVKFAEQSGFKVFFVESVCEDPDVIAQNIVQVKLGSPDYIHCNTEEAIEDFMKRIKCYESSYQPLDEVLDRDLSYIKIMDVGRRYLVNRVMDHIQSRIVYYLMNIHITPRSIYLCRHGESDLNIKGRIGGDSGLSARGREFAKSLGEFLQDQNITDLKVWTSQMKRTIQTAESLGVPYEQWKSLNEINAGVCEEMMYEEIQENFPLEFALRDQDKYRYRYPKGESYEDLVQRLEPVIMELERQENVLVVCHQAVMRCLLAYFLDKTADELPYLKCPLHTVLKLTPMAYGCKVESVYLGVDSVNTHRDRPENVNVQRTTEDALGTVPLHF, encoded by the exons taTGTATGACAAATTGTCCAACCATCATTGTGACTGTTGGACTTCCAGCCCGAGGAAAGACTTACATCTCAAAGAAGCTGACGCGATACTTAAACTGGATAGGTGTGCCAACAAAAG AGTTCAATGTTGGCCAGTACCGCAGGGAGTGTCTGAAGATCTACAAGTCCTTTGAATTCTTCCGTCCAGATAATGAAGAAGGCTTAAAAATCAGGCA TCAGTGCGCCACGTCAGCTCTTAATGATGTGCGACAGTACCTGAGTATAGAAGGAGGACAGGTGGCG GTCTTTGATgccacaaacacaaccagagagaggagagggaccaTCGTCAAGTTTGCTGAGCAGAGTGGGTTTAAG GTGTTTTTTGTAGAATCTGTGTGTGAGGACCCAGATGTCATTGCACAAAATATAGTG CAAGTGAAGCTGGGCAGCCCAGACTACATCCACTGCAACACAGAGGAGGCCATTGAGGACTTTATGAAGAGGATCAAGTGTTACGAGTCGTCTTACCAGCCTCTTGACGAGGTTCTTGACAG AGATCTGTCCTACATAAAGATTATGGATGTGGGTAGACGTTACCTGGTGAACCGTGTTATGGACCACATCCAGAGCCGAATCGTCTACTACCTGATGAACATTCACATCACACCGCGCTCAATCTACCTATGTCGCCATGGGGAGAGTGACCTCAACATCAAAGGACGGATTGGAGGAGACTCTGGCCTTTCTGCGAGAGGAAGAGAG TTTGCCAAAAGTTTGGGGGAATTCCTCCAAGACCAGAACATCACAGATCTCAAAGTGTGGACGAGTCAGATGAAGAGAACGATCCAGACAGCTGAGAGCCTCGGAGTCCCATATGAACAGTGGAAGTCTCTGAATGAAATCAACGCT GGTGTATGTGAGGAAATGATGTATGAGGAGATCCAGGAGAATTTCCCTCTGGAGTTTGCACTGAGAGACCAGGACAAGTACCGGTACCGCTATCCTAAAGGAGAG TCTTATGAAGACCTGGTGCAGCGACTGGAGCCTGTGATCATGGAGCTGGAGAGGCAGGAGAATGTTCTGGTCGTTTGTCACCAAGCCGTCATGCGCTGTCTTCTCGCATATTTCCTGGACAAGACTGCAG ATGAGTTGCCTTATCTGAAGTGCCCTTTGCACACTGTGTTGAAGTTGACCCCCATGGCTTATG GATGTAAAGTGGAGTCTGTGTATTTAGGGGTGGactctgtgaacacacacagagacagaccaGAG AATGTGAACGTGCAGCGCACCACAGAAGACGCTTTGGGAACAGTCCCACTTCACTTCTGA
- the arpc4 gene encoding actin-related protein 2/3 complex subunit 4: MTATLRPYLNAVRATLQAALCLENFSSQVVERHNKPEVEVRSSKELLLQPVIISRNDKEKVLIEGSINSVRVSIAVKQADEIEKILCHKFMRFMMMRAENFFILRRKPVEGYDISFLITNFHTEQMYKHKLVDFVIHFMEEIDKEISEMKLSVNARARIVAEEFLKNF; encoded by the exons ATG ACGGCAACCTTGCGTCCTTATCTAAATGCAGTGCGTGCTACTCTGCAGGCCGCCCTCTGCCTGGAGAATTTCTCCTCGCAAGTGGTGGAGAGACACAACAAGCCAGAGGTGGAAGTGCG GAGTAGTAAAGAGTTGCTCCTCCAGCCGGTGATCATCAGCCGTAACGACAAGGAGAAGGTTCTGATCGAGGGATCTATCAACTCTGTCAGAGTCAGCATCGCTGTCAAGCAG GCGGATGAGATTGAAAAGATTCTGTGCCATAAATTCATGCGTTTCATGATGATGAGAGCAGAGAACTTCTTCATTCTGAGGAGGAAACCTGTGGAG GGCTACGACATCAGTTTTCTCATTACCAACTTCCACACAGAGCAGATGTACAAACATAAACTGGTGGACTTTGTTATTCATTTCATGGAGGAAATTGACAAAGAGATCAGCGAAATGAAGCTGTCTGTCAACGCCAGGGCTCGTATTGTTGCAGAGGAGTTCCTAAAAAAT TTctga
- the LOC132977729 gene encoding ras-related protein rab7-like encodes MTSRKKVLLKVIILGDSGVGKTSLMNQYVNKKFSNQYKATIGADFLTKEVMVDDRLVTMQIWDTAGQERFQSLGVAFYRGADCCVLVFDVTAPNTFKTLDSWRDEFLIQASPRDPENFPFVVLGNKIDLENRQVTTKRAQAWCQSKNNIPYFETSAKEAINVEQAFQTIARNALKQETEVELYNEFPEPIKLDRNDRAKPSAESCSC; translated from the exons ATGACATCTCGGAAGAAAGTGCTCTTGAAAGTCATCATCCTGGGAGATTCTGG TGTCGGGAAAACCTCCCTAATGAACCAGTATGTGAACAAGAAGTTTAGTAACCAGTACAAAGCTACAATAGGAGCAGACTTCCTGACCAAGGAGGTGATGGTGGATGACCGGCTTGTTACCATGCAG ATCTGGGACACGGCTGGCCAGGAGAGGTTCCAGTCTCTGGGTGTCGCGTTCTACCGTGGAGCCGACTGCTGTGTGCTGGTGTTTGATGTGACTGCACCCAACACCTTCAAGACGCTCGACAGCTGGAGAGACGAGTTTCTGATCCAGGCCAGCCCTCGTGATCCTGAGAACTTCCCCTTCGTGGTGCTAGGCAACAAGATTGACTTGGAGAACAGACAG GTAACCACTAAAAGGGCTCAGGCTTGGTGTCAGAGTAAGAACAACATCCCTTACTTTGAGACCAGCGCTAAAGAAGCCATCAATGTAGAACAGGCATTCCAGACAATTGCACGTAACGCTCTCAAACAG GAGACAGAGGTGGAGCTGTATAATGAATTCCCAGAGCCCATAAAACTGGATAGGAATGACAGAGCTAAACCTTCAGCAGAAAGCTGCAGCTGTTGA
- the si:ch211-157b11.8 gene encoding fibroleukin has protein sequence MIAFGSLGLFTLLSLYVGALLSSDASPACTSPPCRDTLVAVPIQPATGAGVSTGACEGQTGSSACRMGFSLPAISNAPQRLEHRHEFPQVLPKTGGVRERLVQLQRCMRSLQETGGPWSYGGQDSNSLGAILALMAAVLTECDLHCHSQTLGVMAKRLESAAVGREGEKDLLLFLKSITQHPPTVPPLERLHPQDCAEIYKLGIKENGIYTIQPDLHRPALEAKCDMETVGGGWTVIQNRQDGSLDFNKTWQEYREGFGSPQGELWLGNAALYALTSSGQHQVRIELEDWHQQKRHANYNNFKVASEAQRYRLTAREYSGDAGNALSYSKRYNHDGRSFSTADRDNDRYVAGNCGQYYGAGWWFDACLAANLNGRYYPGRYSGVTNGIYWGTWYILTDGRTGERYSFKRVEMKTRPRNFAGTA, from the exons ATGATAGCATTTGGTTCTCTCGGCTTGTTCACTCTGCTGTCTCTGTATGTGGGAGCTTTGCTGTCCTCAGATGCTTCTCCGGCCTGCACAAGCCCTCCCTGCAGGGACACTCTGGTGGCTGTGCCCATCCAGCCAGCAACGGGAGCAGGAGTCAGCACTGGTGCCTGTGAGGGTCAAACTGGGTCATCAGCCTGCAGGATGGGGTTCTCCCTCCCAGCTATCTCCAATGCACCTCAGAGGTTGGAGCACAGGCATGAATTTCCCCAGGTTCTGCCAAAG ACTGGAGGTGTGAGAGAGCGTCTCGTTCAGCTGCAGCGCTGCATGCGCTCCCTACAGGAAACAGGGGGCCCCTGGAGTTACGGGGGCCAGGACAGCAACTCTCTAGGGGCCATCCTGGCTCTGATGGCAGCTGTACTGACGGAGTGTGACCTCCACTGTCACAGCCAGACTCTTGGGGTGATGGCCAAACGACTGG AGAGTGCAGCCGtgggaagagagggggagaaagatcTGCTGCTTTTCCTGAAGAGCATTACACAACATCCACCCACAG TCCCCCCTCTGGAGAGGTTACATCCACAGGACTGTGCAGAGATTTACAAGCTCGGCATCAAAGAAAATGGCATCTACACTATCCAGCCGGACTTGCACCGACCAGCTTTGGAG GCTAAATGTGACATGGAGACAGTGGGTGGGGGATGGACAGTGATCCAGAATCGGCAGGACGGCTCACTGGACTTCAACAAGACATGGCAGGAATACCGGGAGGGCTTTGGCAGTCCGCAGGGAGAGCTGTGGCTGGGAAACGCAGCACTTTACGCCCTCACCTCCAGTGGCCAACACCAAGTTCGCATCGAGCTGGAGGACTGGCACCAGCAGAAGCGCCACGCCAACTACAACAACTTCAAAGTGGCCTCAGAGGCACAGAG GTATCGTCTGACAGCGCGGGAGTACTCCGGTGATGCAGGCAATGCTTTGAGCTACAGCAAACGTTACAACCATGATGGCAGATCTTTCAGTACTGCTGACCGAGACAACGACCGCTACGTAGCCGGGAACTGTGGTCAGTACTATGGTGCAGGATGGTGGTTTGATGCATGCCTGGCAGCAAACCTGAATGGACGGTATTACCCGGGGCGCTACAGTGGGGTGACCAACGGTATCTACTGGGGTACATGGTACATCCTGACAGATGGCCGAACAGGAGAGCGCTACTCCTTTAAGAGGGTGGAGATGAAGACAAGACCCAGGAACTTTGCAGGAACAGCCTAA